The genomic region GCGCGGTGAGTGCGCTGTAAATATTTTTTAGCGAGGCTCTTTTGATGTTTTGCACCGGATGCGCAAGCCGCTGCCCTAAAAACGGAATAAGAATAAGCAGCGTTAGCACAACAAAGAAAAAGCATTGATTGGGAGAGTATCGGCCATTCCGCCCTTGCCCGCTCTTTTGCCCTTGCCGATTGTCGTATTCTTGCCGCTCGTATTGAGCCGATTTGCCGCGTTGACTGTTTTCACTCATACTCTGCGTATCCCCCTAAAATCCGAAGTAGATAAACGGTGCGATGCCGGACGTCGACACAATGTTGAGGCCGACAAAAAACAGCACAACGGCAGCGGCCTTCACCGCAAGCGGCAGCCGTACATACCGTGCAAAATACGCGCGGCGTGTCTCTTCTTTCGGGATTTGCAGTAGAAAGGCGGCGGCGAGCGGTACCAGCACAAACCAATGCACCGTGCGGAGCGGCTGTGTGATATTCTTGAGCGAAGAAAAATACAATGCAATTTCCCGCACGGTATTCGACCGGAAAATCAGCCAGCTGATATTGATAAACACAAAAACGCGCCCGATCCGAAGCAGCCGGTTCATATCAATGTTCCGTCCGGCAAACCGCACTATGCCGCGGCGCGGTTTATCGGATACAGCCGTTGCAGTGATGAGAGATTCTTGGTTGCCCGCAGCAGTGTTGATGGCGGCGGCGCGGCGTTCTTTACCAAGCACAGCGACTACCCGCTCTGCGGCGCAGGCAAGTCCCTGCAACAACCCCCACAGCACAAAGGGAATGGAACCGCCGTGCCACACCCCCGCGATGAGCATTGTCCCGACCAGCGCAATCACCGTGCGGACTAAACCGTAGCGTGAGCCGCCGAAGGAGAAGTACACATAATCGCGCAGCCACGACGAAAAGCTGATATGCCAGCGCCGCCAAAACTCACTCACCGATTGGGAAAGATACGGCCGGTTAAAGTTCTGCGGTGCTTCAAAGCCGAGCAAAAGCCCGATGCCGATTGCCATATCGCTATAACCTGAAAAGTCGCAATAAATGACAAACGTATACGACACCAAAGCGACAAGCAATTCGAGGGTATTACACTGTGCAGGATTCGCAAATACGGGATCGACGGCAAGCACGGAAAGAAAGGTTGCCAGCACCATCTTTTTTATACAGCCCCGACAAGATCAGCAGTACGCTGCGGTCAAACGCTATCGGGCGTTCCGCCGTTACGTCCTGTGTAAGGTTGTCCGGCAAAGCTGTAAAAAAGGCTTCCGCCTGCACGATGGGCCCCGACGCCAGCTGCGGAAAAAACGAGATATAGAGCAGTACTTCGATAAACGATTTAACCGGTCGCATTTTGCAGAGATAAATATCAAAAAATATAGCTCATCGAGCGGAACGTATAGTACGAAATACCGATCGGTAATAACAGCGAGCAACTTTGTAGTTGCAGTAACAGCGGGGACTGGAGCTGCCCGTTAAAAAATGTGTAGTTTAAAAAAGAAATAAAATCATAAAAATATTTGAAAAATCCGAGGAAGAGAATGTGCAACGCGGTACCGGTTATCATTGTAATGGTACGGGGAATATAATTTTTTTGTATACCGAGCAGATAACCGGTAAGACCGGACAGAGCCGACACTCCGAACAGCAAGAGGCAAAAGCGCCAATCCCAGCAGGCATAAAAAAAATAGCTTGCGCAGGTAAGTAGAATAATCCGTTGTCTTTTCTGCCTGAATACATACCAATACAGAAAAAAAACAACGGAAAAAAAGAGCGCAAACCGAAGTGTCGGAAATAACATCTCTCAAGAGATTAAGGAAGCGATGCCGGTTTGTTTGCCATCTTGCGCTGAATATCGGCGGCGCGATTCGCCGGCATCAACGAGAACCAATATGCAACGGAAGAAGTCTTGTTTGCTTTTTTTGCAATTGCCTCTACCGCCCGCAGCACATCGATAATATCCTGATCATCCATTTGCAATAAGTTTGCGACCGCCTTCTCAGGCTGCATACCGTTGATATACCGTGCAATCTGGTCGATATTCGCTTCCCGCATATCCCGTTCCGTCATCATCTGTTTAAAAGACTTTTCTTTTTCTTCTATAATAGAAAGCCGATCGTCCAGTTCCTGTGATACCTGTGCCGCTTCTTTTTCGCGAGCAGTAACATCAGCCTCTTTTTTATCAAGCTCCTGCGAGCGGACATCCAAGGCGATCAACCGCTTTGCATACCGGTCGGCATCCAAATCCGCATCCGCATCAGCCGGAGAAGCGACACCTGCCGGCGTCTTTAATCCGAACAACGAGTATACCGGTGAAAAAACTCCCCGTGCATTGATTAAGCCGAGATAGCTGAACCAAAAAAGTCCGCCGAAAACCAATATAATAATCAATAA from Treponema vincentii harbors:
- a CDS encoding MBOAT family O-acyltransferase → MVLATFLSVLAVDPVFANPAQCNTLELLVALVSYTFVIYCDFSGYSDMAIGIGLLLGFEAPQNFNRPYLSQSVSEFWRRWHISFSSWLRDYVYFSFGGSRYGLVRTVIALVGTMLIAGVWHGGSIPFVLWGLLQGLACAAERVVAVLGKERRAAAINTAAGNQESLITATAVSDKPRRGIVRFAGRNIDMNRLLRIGRVFVFINISWLIFRSNTVREIALYFSSLKNITQPLRTVHWFVLVPLAAAFLLQIPKEETRRAYFARYVRLPLAVKAAAVVLFFVGLNIVSTSGIAPFIYFGF
- a CDS encoding periplasmic-type flagellar collar protein FlbB, whose amino-acid sequence is MRRRGSFGRVIVLLLLIIILVFGGLFWFSYLGLINARGVFSPVYSLFGLKTPAGVASPADADADLDADRYAKRLIALDVRSQELDKKEADVTAREKEAAQVSQELDDRLSIIEEKEKSFKQMMTERDMREANIDQIARYINGMQPEKAVANLLQMDDQDIIDVLRAVEAIAKKANKTSSVAYWFSLMPANRAADIQRKMANKPASLP